A region from the Actinomycetes bacterium genome encodes:
- a CDS encoding HNH endonuclease signature motif containing protein produces the protein MSRGWKGGSTRAWRRVRRQVLERDGYRCQLKLDVCTTRATTAHHVKGKAMGDDPRFLVAACQPCNLKVGDPTKHDPAPLPWGGW, from the coding sequence GTGAGCCGGGGCTGGAAGGGCGGCTCGACCCGAGCCTGGCGCCGCGTCCGCCGCCAGGTCCTCGAACGCGACGGCTACCGCTGCCAGCTCAAGCTCGATGTGTGCACCACCCGGGCCACCACCGCCCACCACGTCAAGGGCAAGGCGATGGGCGACGACCCCCGCTTCCTCGTCGCCGCGTGCCAGCCGTGCAACCTCAAGGTCGGCGACCCCACCAAGCACGACCCGGCGCCGCTGCCGTGGGGAGGATGGTGA
- a CDS encoding terminase, with product MPARTASRRSAKLVGRSQPRLFTPPLRPLNRRTSRGYEVIEFAQLIGEPLLPWQAWLVKHAMELLPDSTYRFRIVLVLVARQNGKSSLKRIVTLWRLYMDGARTVLGLAQDVALAREQWTLCQDTIHDCPDLEAEWGGVRNVNGDEKFWLRGGGRYMIRAMNRKAGRGYSIDEANIDELREQHDWKAWSAVSKTLMARENAQLWAMSNAGDDESVVLNQLRDAALAGRDPSIGLFEWSAPDGCELDDPRGWAQANPGLGHVMGALAVRGALATDPPDVFRTEVLCQRVAHLDAAVDVGAWKACTDATGSLRGQKDRLAAVVDVAPDGGHVTLAAAAVTDDGRVRVQVIKAWRGTDEARFELGDILDKVQAVQEGWFPGGPAARLAPILRARPNQVELTGGKVGEACQGLADLATTRRVVHPGDPLLDAHVAGASKLYTGDGWRFVRRGAGHVDAAYAAAGACYLAQTLPQPSRQGLRILTY from the coding sequence ATGCCGGCCCGAACCGCCTCCAGGCGCTCCGCGAAGCTCGTCGGACGTAGCCAGCCCAGGCTGTTCACCCCGCCGCTTCGGCCCCTCAACCGCCGGACCAGCCGCGGCTACGAGGTCATCGAGTTCGCCCAGCTCATCGGCGAGCCCTTGCTTCCATGGCAGGCCTGGCTGGTCAAGCACGCCATGGAGCTGCTCCCCGACAGCACCTACCGGTTCCGCATCGTGCTGGTCCTGGTCGCCCGGCAGAACGGCAAGTCGAGCCTCAAGCGCATCGTGACCCTCTGGCGCCTGTACATGGACGGCGCCCGCACCGTCCTGGGCCTCGCCCAGGACGTCGCGCTGGCCCGCGAGCAGTGGACGCTGTGCCAGGACACCATCCACGACTGCCCCGACCTCGAGGCCGAGTGGGGTGGGGTCCGCAACGTCAACGGCGATGAGAAGTTCTGGCTGCGCGGTGGCGGCCGCTACATGATCCGTGCGATGAACCGCAAGGCCGGCCGCGGCTACTCGATCGACGAGGCCAACATCGATGAGCTGCGCGAGCAGCACGACTGGAAGGCCTGGTCGGCCGTCTCGAAGACCCTGATGGCCCGCGAGAATGCCCAGCTGTGGGCGATGTCGAACGCCGGCGACGATGAGAGCGTGGTGCTCAACCAGCTCCGCGACGCGGCCCTGGCCGGCCGCGACCCGTCGATCGGCCTGTTCGAGTGGTCCGCGCCCGACGGGTGCGAGCTCGACGACCCGCGCGGGTGGGCGCAGGCCAACCCCGGCCTCGGCCACGTGATGGGCGCGCTGGCCGTCCGCGGCGCGCTGGCGACCGACCCGCCGGACGTGTTCCGCACCGAGGTCCTGTGCCAGCGGGTCGCCCACCTCGACGCGGCGGTGGACGTCGGCGCGTGGAAGGCGTGCACCGACGCCACGGGGAGCCTGCGCGGCCAGAAGGACCGCCTGGCCGCCGTGGTCGACGTGGCGCCGGACGGCGGCCACGTCACCCTCGCCGCCGCGGCCGTCACCGACGACGGCCGCGTCCGCGTGCAGGTCATCAAGGCGTGGCGGGGTACCGATGAGGCCCGCTTCGAGTTGGGCGACATCCTCGACAAGGTGCAAGCCGTCCAGGAAGGCTGGTTCCCCGGCGGCCCCGCCGCCCGCCTCGCGCCGATCCTGCGCGCCCGGCCGAACCAGGTGGAACTGACCGGCGGGAAGGTCGGGGAGGCCTGCCAGGGCCTCGCCGACCTGGCCACCACGCGGCGGGTCGTCCACCCCGGCGACCCGCTGCTGGACGCCCACGTGGCCGGCGCGAGCAAGCTCTACACCGGCGACGGGTGGCGGTTCGTCCGCCGCGGCGCCGGCCACGTCGACGCCGCCTACGCCGCCGCCGGCGCCTGCTACCTCGCCCAAACCCTGCCCCAGCCGTCCCGGCAGGGACTCCGGATCCTCACCTACTGA
- a CDS encoding phage portal protein: MRSTLKLLRNQTPVKMASRALELPLFHPNTAEAQLRAYGSVGTLFAIVHRLSEATSQVDWRLYRTSTDGRRRYEAEQTRTEVTRHAAVDLWNKPNPWQTGQEFREATQQHLDLVGEGWWVIGRSPLADLPLDLWTIRPDRMTPVPHPTRYLSGYIYRGPDGEQVPLQLNEVIQIKLPNPLDPYRGLGPVQAILADLDAAKYSAEWNRNFFLNSAEPGGIIEFPDKLTDPEFDEFTTRWREQHQGVAAAHRVAILEKGTWKDRVISQRDMQFAELRKLSREVIREAYGMHGHMLGLSEDVNKANAEAGATSFGKWLVRPRLARMKGAANAKLLPMFGETAAAIELDHDNPEPPDRESDDRERTSKATAFKTLVDAGVDPGDAALLCGWPSVKMAPKAPAPPPQPAQPQPDPAQVGA, encoded by the coding sequence ATGAGGTCGACGCTCAAGCTCCTGCGCAACCAGACCCCGGTCAAGATGGCCAGCCGGGCGCTGGAGCTGCCGCTGTTCCACCCCAACACCGCCGAGGCGCAACTCCGCGCCTACGGATCGGTCGGCACCCTGTTCGCCATCGTCCACCGCCTCTCCGAAGCCACCAGCCAGGTCGACTGGCGCCTGTACCGCACTTCGACCGATGGCCGCCGCCGCTACGAGGCCGAGCAGACCCGCACCGAGGTCACCCGCCACGCCGCCGTCGACCTGTGGAACAAGCCCAACCCCTGGCAGACCGGCCAGGAGTTCCGCGAGGCCACCCAGCAGCACCTCGACCTCGTCGGCGAAGGCTGGTGGGTGATCGGCCGCTCGCCCCTGGCCGACCTGCCCCTCGACCTGTGGACGATCCGGCCCGACCGGATGACCCCGGTCCCCCACCCCACCCGGTACCTGTCCGGCTACATCTACCGCGGCCCCGACGGCGAACAGGTCCCGCTGCAGCTCAACGAGGTCATCCAGATCAAGCTGCCCAACCCCCTGGACCCCTACCGGGGCCTGGGGCCTGTGCAGGCGATCCTCGCCGACCTCGACGCCGCCAAGTACAGCGCGGAGTGGAACCGCAACTTCTTCCTCAACTCCGCCGAGCCGGGCGGCATCATCGAGTTCCCCGACAAGCTCACCGACCCCGAGTTCGACGAGTTCACCACCCGGTGGCGGGAGCAGCACCAGGGCGTCGCCGCCGCCCACCGCGTCGCCATCCTCGAGAAGGGCACCTGGAAGGACCGGGTGATCTCCCAGCGGGACATGCAGTTCGCCGAGCTGCGCAAGCTGTCCCGCGAGGTCATCCGCGAGGCCTACGGCATGCACGGCCACATGCTCGGCTTGAGCGAGGACGTCAACAAGGCCAACGCCGAAGCCGGCGCCACCTCGTTCGGGAAGTGGCTGGTCCGCCCGCGCCTGGCCAGGATGAAGGGCGCCGCCAACGCCAAGCTCCTGCCCATGTTCGGGGAGACCGCTGCGGCGATCGAGCTCGACCACGACAACCCCGAGCCGCCCGACCGCGAATCGGACGACCGGGAGCGGACCTCGAAAGCGACCGCGTTCAAGACCCTGGTCGATGCCGGCGTCGACCCCGGCGACGCGGCGCTGCTGTGCGGCTGGCCGTCTGTCAAGATGGCCCCGAAAGCACCCGCACCACCACCCCAGCCCGCCCAGCCACAGCCCGACCCCGCCCAGGTAGGCGCCTGA
- a CDS encoding acetyltransferase translates to MPEAENPFASWAIVDLMGKIRLGGYATEETHFGQSMLRLDVPDGTGELRTRYFGGGAIYSVSPCSEELARWVAKGADPAPVKRWELPAPDHDDPDDDDDQQALLVGPEFD, encoded by the coding sequence ATGCCAGAGGCAGAGAACCCCTTCGCAAGCTGGGCGATCGTCGATCTCATGGGCAAGATTCGCCTGGGCGGGTACGCGACGGAGGAGACCCACTTCGGCCAGTCGATGCTCCGCCTCGACGTGCCCGATGGCACCGGCGAGCTGCGGACCCGCTACTTCGGCGGCGGCGCGATCTACTCCGTGTCGCCGTGCTCGGAGGAGCTGGCCCGGTGGGTCGCCAAGGGCGCCGACCCCGCCCCGGTGAAGCGCTGGGAGCTGCCCGCCCCCGACCACGACGACCCGGACGACGACGACGACCAGCAGGCGCTGCTCGTGGGGCCGGAGTTCGACTGA